One genomic segment of Chitinibacter sp. FCG-7 includes these proteins:
- a CDS encoding nucleoside-diphosphate sugar epimerase/dehydratase: protein MKAVALPRIIKSLIILAADFVLLPLALWAAISLRLDNWAYPLQYDWWVFLLPSIIAAPLFIRFGLYRAVIRYIEDRAVITILTAVTLATLFFVAALQLFQITGVPRGSLLIYWLLALIIIISSRFAARSILRKFAPFASERKRVLIYGAGNAGRQLAVALRAGHEYEPIGFVDDAVEQQGLQIGGLKVFSNEQMLQQIEYQEVSQVLLAIPSASRSRQIELVNQLEPLAVEVRILPSMADLVNTEIRPIEARQVGVDELLGREPVPPNKELLRRNISGKVVMVTGAGGSIGAELCRQIIKNQPSALVLYELSEFALYSIEQELIHTIRDQGLDISLHPVLGSVQNEMRLTAIMSRYEVNSVYHAAAYKHVPLVEFNVTEGILNNTFGTYAAAAAAIEAGVELFVLISTDKAVRPTNVMGASKRMSELILQAFALMQKSSTRFCMVRFGNVLGSSGSVVPVFRKQIAAGGPVKVTHPEINRFFMTIPEASQLVIQAGAMGGNGEVFVLDMGKPVRIVDLARRMIHLSGFKVKDDTTPHGDIAIEFSGLRPGEKLYEELLIGDNVSGTEHPRIMKANEGCLSPDELAQVMADLGAACAANDSRRIIEILQECVAGFKPDQDVRDHLYEFED, encoded by the coding sequence ATGAAAGCAGTAGCATTGCCCCGCATCATCAAAAGCCTGATTATTCTCGCTGCAGACTTTGTACTTTTACCTTTGGCATTATGGGCTGCCATCTCCTTGCGCTTGGACAATTGGGCTTATCCACTGCAGTATGACTGGTGGGTATTTTTGCTCCCTTCAATTATTGCAGCGCCACTTTTTATCCGTTTTGGCCTGTATCGCGCAGTGATCCGCTATATCGAGGATCGGGCTGTGATCACGATTCTGACTGCAGTCACCTTGGCGACGCTGTTTTTTGTCGCCGCGTTGCAGCTATTTCAGATTACCGGCGTGCCGCGTGGCTCATTGCTCATTTACTGGCTGCTGGCTCTGATCATTATCATTTCTAGCCGCTTTGCTGCCCGCTCCATTTTGCGCAAATTCGCGCCCTTTGCTTCCGAACGAAAGCGGGTTTTGATTTATGGTGCTGGCAATGCAGGCCGTCAGCTTGCCGTGGCTTTACGTGCAGGGCATGAATACGAGCCGATAGGTTTTGTTGACGATGCGGTTGAGCAGCAAGGCTTGCAAATTGGCGGCTTGAAAGTGTTTAGCAATGAGCAAATGCTGCAACAAATCGAGTACCAGGAGGTATCACAGGTTTTGCTGGCGATTCCCTCTGCGTCGCGTTCGCGACAAATCGAGTTGGTTAATCAGCTGGAACCACTCGCGGTAGAGGTGCGGATATTGCCGAGTATGGCTGATCTGGTGAATACCGAAATCCGGCCGATCGAAGCCCGGCAGGTGGGAGTGGACGAGCTCTTGGGTAGAGAGCCGGTGCCGCCTAATAAAGAGTTGTTGCGTCGAAATATTAGCGGCAAAGTGGTGATGGTCACTGGTGCAGGTGGCTCGATTGGTGCCGAGTTGTGTCGGCAGATCATTAAAAATCAGCCCAGTGCGCTGGTACTGTACGAATTGTCCGAATTTGCACTGTATTCAATTGAGCAGGAATTAATTCACACCATACGTGACCAGGGTTTGGACATTTCGCTGCATCCGGTACTGGGCTCGGTACAGAACGAGATGCGTTTAACGGCGATTATGTCGCGCTATGAGGTGAATTCGGTTTATCACGCCGCAGCCTACAAACACGTTCCACTGGTTGAATTTAATGTCACCGAAGGCATTTTGAATAACACTTTTGGCACTTATGCGGCTGCAGCCGCAGCGATCGAGGCCGGCGTTGAATTGTTTGTACTGATTTCCACCGACAAAGCCGTGCGGCCGACCAATGTCATGGGGGCGAGCAAGCGGATGTCAGAGCTGATTTTGCAAGCCTTTGCCTTGATGCAAAAGTCCTCAACCCGCTTCTGTATGGTCAGATTTGGCAATGTGCTTGGCTCCAGTGGCTCGGTGGTGCCGGTGTTTCGCAAGCAGATTGCGGCAGGTGGCCCGGTGAAAGTGACTCATCCAGAAATCAACCGCTTTTTTATGACCATTCCGGAAGCTTCGCAGCTGGTGATTCAGGCGGGGGCGATGGGTGGTAATGGCGAGGTGTTTGTGCTGGATATGGGCAAACCCGTGCGCATTGTCGATTTGGCGCGCCGCATGATTCACCTGAGCGGTTTTAAGGTCAAAGATGATACGACGCCGCATGGCGATATCGCCATCGAGTTTTCCGGCCTGCGTCCCGGTGAGAAGCTCTATGAAGAATTGCTGATTGGCGACAATGTCAGCGGCACCGAGCATCCGCGGATTATGAAAGCCAATGAAGGCTGTTTAAGTCCGGATGAACTGGCTCAGGTGATGGCCGATCTGGGCGCGGCCTGTGCGGCGAATGATTCGCGGCGGATTATCGAAATCCTGCAAGAGTGCGTTGCGGGCTTTAAGCCTGATCAGGATGTGCGTGATCATTTGTATGAATTTGAGGATTAA
- the rng gene encoding ribonuclease G has translation MKEQILVNITPQETRVATIEDAVVQDIHIERTAHRGLVGNIYLGMVKRVLPGMQSAFIEIGLERAAFLHIADVIQQRQNPNEVQRIERILHEGQAVMVQVIKDPIGTKGARLSTQISIAGRFLVFLPQDNHIGISQRIGDDAERDQLRKRMETLLPGDHCGYIIRTNADHASDDELRADIDYLNLIWADIKQSAQTKPAKSLLFQDLSLQLRVLRDMVTEEIETVHVDSRENFGRMSEFAARFVADVLPKIQHYAGERPLFELYGVEAEIERALSRRVNLKFGGYLIIDQTEAMTTVDVNTGGFVGTRSFDDTIFKTNLEATQVIARQLRLRNLGGIIIVDFIDMDNEEHKNAVITELKKALARDRTKITVSGFTSLGLIEITRKRTRESLAHILCEPCPTCQGRGEVKTPQTICYEILREILREAKQFNASQYRILASQAVIDMFLDEESANLAQLVDFIGKPIYLQVESAYSQEQFDVVLV, from the coding sequence ATGAAAGAACAGATTCTCGTCAATATCACCCCGCAAGAAACCCGCGTCGCAACGATTGAAGACGCCGTGGTGCAGGACATCCATATTGAGCGCACCGCACACCGGGGCCTGGTCGGCAATATCTATCTGGGCATGGTCAAGCGCGTCTTGCCCGGCATGCAAAGCGCCTTTATCGAAATCGGGCTGGAGCGCGCGGCTTTTCTGCATATTGCCGACGTTATCCAACAGCGGCAAAATCCAAATGAAGTGCAGCGGATCGAGCGCATTCTGCACGAAGGTCAGGCGGTGATGGTGCAAGTCATCAAAGATCCGATCGGCACCAAAGGCGCGCGCCTGTCGACCCAGATCAGCATCGCGGGCCGTTTTCTGGTCTTTTTGCCGCAAGACAATCACATCGGCATTTCGCAACGCATCGGTGACGACGCCGAGCGCGATCAACTGCGTAAACGCATGGAAACGCTCTTGCCCGGGGATCATTGCGGCTACATTATTCGCACCAATGCAGATCATGCGTCCGATGACGAGCTGCGCGCCGATATTGATTACCTCAATTTGATCTGGGCCGATATCAAACAAAGCGCACAAACCAAGCCGGCCAAATCGCTGCTATTTCAGGATTTATCGCTGCAATTGCGCGTCCTGCGCGATATGGTCACCGAAGAAATCGAAACCGTCCACGTCGATAGCCGGGAAAATTTTGGTCGCATGAGCGAATTCGCCGCACGCTTTGTCGCCGACGTGCTGCCTAAAATCCAGCATTACGCGGGCGAGCGGCCGCTGTTCGAGCTGTATGGTGTTGAAGCCGAGATCGAGCGCGCGCTGAGCCGACGTGTCAACCTCAAGTTTGGCGGCTATCTGATTATCGATCAGACCGAAGCGATGACGACGGTGGATGTCAACACCGGTGGCTTTGTTGGCACGCGCTCGTTTGACGACACGATTTTCAAAACCAATCTGGAAGCGACGCAGGTAATCGCGCGTCAGCTGCGCCTGCGCAATCTGGGCGGCATTATCATTGTTGATTTTATCGACATGGATAATGAAGAACACAAAAACGCCGTGATTACCGAGCTGAAAAAAGCACTGGCACGTGATCGCACCAAAATCACCGTCAGCGGCTTCACCAGCCTGGGGCTGATTGAAATTACGCGCAAACGCACGCGCGAATCACTGGCGCACATCCTGTGCGAGCCCTGCCCCACTTGCCAGGGACGCGGCGAAGTGAAAACCCCGCAAACGATTTGCTATGAAATTTTGCGCGAGATATTACGCGAAGCGAAGCAGTTTAACGCCAGCCAGTACCGCATTCTGGCCTCACAAGCCGTGATTGATATGTTCTTGGACGAAGAATCGGCCAATCTGGCGCAGTTGGTTGATTTCATCGGCAAACCGATTTATCTGCAGGTGGAAAGCGCGTACTCGCAAGAGCAGTTTGATGTGGTACTGGTTTAA
- the holA gene encoding DNA polymerase III subunit delta has translation MRPDELPRALQRGLAPLYVIHGDEALLALEAAQHIRDAARQAGYSEREVLTVENAAHFQWSQLQASGATMSLFAELRLLELRIPNGKPGTEGGKALESFASNLPSDILTIITLPKLDKTALNSKWMQALAKAGEVIEAKLIERSALPQWINQRLSLQGQSLADDAMTWLVDRVEGNLLAAHQEIQKLALLHPKGVLTLAELEAAVANVARYDVFNLGEAVLSGDASRVCHMLAGLRAEGESPVLVLWALAEETRTLYKFAQGRSRGVAAAQLTKDLRIWGNKQRFIEAAASRVNAKRLKAALQLARRIDGLIKGIGDGDVWNEFTDLALLLINPGTQRI, from the coding sequence ATGCGCCCTGACGAACTCCCCCGGGCGCTGCAGCGCGGGCTGGCTCCGCTGTATGTCATCCACGGTGACGAGGCGCTGCTGGCGCTGGAAGCGGCGCAACACATCCGCGATGCGGCGCGTCAGGCAGGCTATAGCGAACGCGAAGTACTCACGGTGGAGAACGCCGCCCATTTTCAATGGTCGCAGCTGCAAGCCAGCGGCGCGACCATGTCGCTTTTTGCCGAACTGCGCTTGCTGGAATTGCGCATTCCCAATGGCAAGCCCGGCACTGAGGGGGGTAAAGCGCTGGAGAGCTTTGCCAGCAACCTTCCCAGCGATATACTCACCATTATCACGCTACCCAAGCTGGACAAAACTGCACTCAATAGCAAATGGATGCAGGCGCTGGCGAAAGCGGGCGAAGTGATCGAAGCCAAGCTGATCGAGCGCAGCGCCCTACCACAATGGATTAATCAGCGCCTTAGCCTGCAAGGGCAAAGCCTGGCTGACGACGCGATGACCTGGCTGGTCGACCGCGTCGAAGGCAATCTGCTCGCGGCACATCAGGAAATCCAGAAACTCGCCCTGCTGCACCCCAAAGGCGTCTTGACGCTGGCCGAGCTGGAAGCTGCGGTGGCCAATGTGGCACGATACGACGTTTTCAACCTCGGCGAAGCGGTGCTCAGCGGCGACGCCAGCCGCGTCTGCCATATGCTGGCCGGGCTGCGCGCCGAGGGCGAATCGCCAGTGCTGGTGCTCTGGGCGCTCGCCGAAGAAACACGAACACTGTACAAATTTGCCCAGGGGCGCTCGCGCGGCGTTGCCGCAGCGCAGCTGACCAAAGATTTGCGCATCTGGGGCAATAAGCAGCGCTTTATCGAAGCGGCGGCCAGCCGCGTCAATGCCAAACGCCTGAAAGCCGCCCTGCAGCTCGCCCGCCGGATCGATGGCCTGATCAAGGGCATTGGCGATGGCGATGTCTGGAACGAATTCACCGACCTGGCTTTACTTCTGATCAACCCCGGTACGCAGCGGATTTAA
- the lptE gene encoding LPS assembly lipoprotein LptE, translated as MPLHLRTLLAALLSLSLMACGFHLRGQGPNSTLPFASAKLIGNGGAFQDLSRQLGLMKIDLNSPTPEITIQILSEGMDKQVLSVNSSGQVAEYRLYYRLHFSASKVGETLIDDNAISLQRNISWDENSVLSKEAEEASLIREMQRDAAGQIIRRINAAAKNAGNASAANSSNATGQ; from the coding sequence ATGCCTTTGCACCTTCGCACCCTGCTAGCCGCCCTACTCAGCCTGAGCCTGATGGCGTGCGGCTTTCATCTGCGCGGTCAGGGTCCAAACTCAACGCTGCCCTTTGCCAGCGCCAAGCTGATCGGTAATGGCGGCGCCTTTCAGGATTTAAGCCGCCAGCTCGGTTTAATGAAAATCGACCTGAATTCGCCAACGCCTGAAATCACCATCCAGATCCTGTCCGAAGGCATGGATAAGCAGGTACTGAGCGTCAATAGCAGCGGTCAGGTCGCCGAATATCGGTTGTATTACCGCCTGCACTTTAGCGCCAGCAAAGTGGGCGAAACGCTGATCGACGACAACGCAATCTCCTTACAGCGCAATATTTCCTGGGATGAGAACAGCGTATTGTCCAAGGAAGCCGAAGAAGCAAGCCTGATTCGCGAAATGCAGCGCGATGCAGCCGGGCAGATTATCCGCCGGATTAATGCTGCGGCCAAAAATGCGGGCAACGCGTCTGCAGCAAACAGTAGCAACGCGACAGGCCAATAA
- the leuS gene encoding leucine--tRNA ligase, with protein MQEQYSPLSVEAAAQSHWDETRAFEVTEDTSKPKYYACSMLPYPSGKLHMGHVRNYTINDMLARHLRMKGFNVLMPMGWDAFGLPAENAAIAYKKSPAEWTYANIDDMKSQMKPLGLAFDWSREIATCDPDYYKWNQWFFLKMLENGTAYKKTQIVNWDPVDQTVLANEQVVDGRGWRSGAIVEKREIPGYYFAITKYADELLNDIDTLEGWPDMVRAMQRNWIGKSEGVRFAFNHDIKDADGNLVQDGKLYVFTTRADTIMGVTFCAVAAEHPLATRAAELNPELAAFIEECKKGGTTEAELATQEKVGVSTGLFVTHPLTGAQVEVWIGNYVLMGYGDGAVMAVPAHDERDFAFAKKYNLPIKRVIAPITNTLAIPQNRVSANGTEQIATVVINPETEEILETWSSELAEPGICFNSGKYNGLKQREAIDAVAADLAAKDAGEKKTTWRLRDWGISRQRYWGTPIPIIHCDCCGDVPVPYDQLPVVLPTDCIPDGSGNPLKHREDFLNVDCPKCGAPAKRETDTMDTFVDSSWYFMRYCDPKNSDAMVGDGTAYWMGAANNVAGGMDQYIGGIEHAVLHLLYARFWTKAMRDAGLINFGEPFKNLFTQGMLLRDCYYREDASGKKRWFYPAEVQVQHDEKGRPIAAIAVEDGQPVIMGGIEKMSKSKNNVVEPKDIIEKFGADTARLFTMFAGPPEQSAAWSDSGVEGAYRYLRRLWTYGFKNLDAIKAASNTLDGIELSKDDKALRFEVHNTLKQINLDYERLQYNTVVSGVMKLLNALEGYKGENSAVIRECFGILLRAIYPAAPHIAHTLWNELNYGAGIATAAWPEPESDALVQDEVKLMVQINGKLRGEIHVAKDASKEAIEAAALADEGVKKHLEGAPKKVIIVPGRLVNIVA; from the coding sequence ATGCAAGAACAGTACTCACCGCTCTCCGTCGAAGCCGCCGCCCAAAGCCATTGGGATGAAACGCGCGCATTTGAAGTCACTGAAGACACCAGCAAACCGAAATACTATGCCTGCTCGATGCTGCCTTATCCATCGGGCAAGCTGCACATGGGTCACGTGCGCAATTACACGATCAATGACATGCTGGCGCGTCATCTGCGGATGAAGGGCTTTAATGTACTGATGCCAATGGGTTGGGATGCCTTTGGCCTGCCGGCCGAAAACGCGGCGATTGCCTACAAAAAATCACCGGCCGAATGGACTTACGCCAATATCGACGACATGAAGTCGCAAATGAAGCCGCTGGGCCTGGCGTTTGACTGGTCACGCGAAATCGCCACGTGCGATCCGGATTACTACAAGTGGAACCAGTGGTTCTTCTTGAAAATGCTGGAAAACGGCACTGCGTACAAAAAAACCCAGATCGTGAACTGGGATCCGGTTGATCAAACTGTTTTGGCGAATGAACAAGTGGTGGATGGCCGCGGCTGGCGTTCGGGCGCGATCGTCGAAAAGCGCGAGATTCCCGGCTACTACTTCGCGATCACCAAATACGCGGATGAGCTGCTGAACGACATCGACACGCTGGAAGGCTGGCCAGACATGGTACGCGCCATGCAGCGTAACTGGATCGGTAAATCCGAAGGCGTGCGCTTTGCGTTTAATCACGACATCAAAGACGCCGACGGCAACTTGGTACAAGACGGCAAGTTGTACGTGTTCACGACGCGCGCCGACACGATTATGGGCGTGACTTTCTGTGCCGTGGCGGCTGAGCACCCGCTGGCGACGCGCGCGGCAGAATTGAACCCAGAACTCGCTGCTTTCATTGAAGAATGCAAAAAAGGCGGCACGACTGAAGCCGAACTCGCCACCCAAGAGAAAGTGGGGGTATCGACCGGCCTGTTCGTGACGCACCCGCTGACTGGCGCGCAAGTTGAAGTCTGGATCGGTAACTATGTACTGATGGGTTACGGCGATGGTGCAGTCATGGCCGTACCAGCGCACGACGAGCGCGATTTTGCTTTTGCCAAAAAATACAATTTGCCGATCAAACGTGTAATTGCTCCAATAACTAACACATTGGCTATTCCTCAGAACCGAGTTAGCGCCAATGGCACAGAACAAATTGCTACAGTAGTAATCAATCCAGAAACCGAAGAAATTCTAGAAACTTGGAGCTCCGAGTTAGCAGAACCTGGTATCTGCTTCAACTCAGGCAAATATAACGGCCTGAAACAACGTGAAGCAATCGATGCAGTTGCCGCTGATTTGGCAGCCAAAGATGCCGGCGAGAAAAAAACCACCTGGCGTCTGCGCGACTGGGGTATTTCCCGCCAACGCTACTGGGGCACACCAATCCCAATCATCCATTGCGATTGCTGCGGCGATGTACCGGTTCCGTACGATCAACTGCCGGTCGTGCTGCCAACCGACTGCATTCCAGACGGCTCAGGCAATCCACTGAAACATCGCGAAGATTTCCTGAACGTTGACTGCCCGAAATGCGGCGCGCCAGCGAAACGCGAAACCGACACAATGGATACCTTCGTCGATTCGAGCTGGTATTTCATGCGCTATTGCGACCCGAAAAACAGCGACGCGATGGTGGGCGACGGCACGGCTTACTGGATGGGCGCCGCAAACAATGTAGCTGGCGGCATGGATCAATACATCGGCGGGATCGAGCACGCGGTCTTGCACTTGCTGTACGCGCGTTTCTGGACCAAGGCGATGCGCGACGCAGGCCTGATCAATTTTGGCGAGCCGTTCAAAAATCTGTTCACCCAAGGCATGTTGCTGCGCGATTGCTACTACCGCGAAGACGCAAGTGGCAAAAAGCGTTGGTTCTATCCAGCCGAAGTACAGGTGCAGCACGACGAAAAAGGTCGCCCAATTGCGGCGATTGCGGTTGAAGACGGCCAGCCCGTGATCATGGGCGGCATCGAGAAGATGTCGAAATCGAAAAACAACGTGGTTGAGCCCAAAGACATTATCGAAAAATTTGGCGCCGATACTGCGCGGCTGTTCACGATGTTTGCTGGCCCACCAGAGCAAAGTGCAGCTTGGTCTGACTCCGGCGTTGAAGGCGCATATCGCTATCTGCGTCGCCTATGGACGTATGGCTTCAAAAACCTTGATGCCATTAAGGCCGCGAGCAATACCCTTGACGGTATTGAATTGAGCAAAGACGACAAAGCGCTGCGCTTTGAAGTACACAACACACTCAAGCAAATCAACCTCGACTACGAACGTCTGCAATACAACACGGTCGTGTCCGGTGTGATGAAGTTGCTCAATGCGTTGGAAGGCTACAAGGGCGAGAACAGCGCGGTGATTCGCGAGTGCTTCGGCATCTTGCTGCGCGCCATTTACCCAGCGGCACCGCATATCGCGCACACGCTGTGGAACGAGCTGAATTATGGTGCTGGCATTGCCACGGCGGCGTGGCCAGAGCCGGAAAGCGATGCGCTGGTGCAGGACGAAGTCAAGCTGATGGTGCAAATCAACGGCAAGCTGCGCGGTGAAATTCATGTCGCCAAAGATGCGAGCAAAGAAGCGATTGAAGCGGCTGCGCTCGCCGACGAAGGCGTGAAAAAACATCTGGAAGGCGCGCCGAAGAAAGTGATTATTGTACCGGGACGTCTGGTCAATATCGTCGCCTAA
- a CDS encoding type II secretion system protein, translated as MLHPRQTGFTLVEMAIVLVIIGLILGAAFKGKDLIDGAKVKNMAAQVNKMQAAFNVYYEKYGAYPGDGCAALVTTQTLCTGAKNGSLGLLENNSAPILLVNTGILSAADMQSVFGVPWVITEGAAITNYTTAHHYMTPGTQTSAGVTTQQEVDVRFVCALDRAIDDGVPTTGNVRSSAANAATQAGAAAYTNDGGDCWALAGNGSVGIRVLP; from the coding sequence ATGCTTCATCCCCGGCAAACTGGTTTTACCCTGGTCGAGATGGCTATTGTCTTGGTCATTATCGGCCTGATCCTTGGCGCAGCTTTTAAAGGCAAGGATTTGATTGACGGCGCTAAAGTAAAAAATATGGCCGCGCAAGTGAATAAAATGCAGGCCGCATTCAACGTCTATTACGAAAAATATGGCGCTTATCCGGGTGATGGCTGCGCCGCGCTGGTGACCACGCAAACGCTGTGTACCGGGGCAAAAAATGGCAGCCTGGGCTTGCTGGAAAATAATAGTGCACCGATCTTGCTGGTCAATACCGGGATTCTGAGTGCAGCCGATATGCAAAGTGTGTTTGGCGTGCCCTGGGTGATTACTGAAGGTGCGGCAATCACCAACTATACGACTGCGCATCACTATATGACGCCGGGCACGCAAACCAGTGCCGGTGTCACGACGCAACAGGAAGTGGATGTGCGTTTTGTCTGCGCGCTGGATCGGGCGATTGATGATGGCGTGCCGACCACGGGCAATGTGCGCAGCTCGGCGGCCAATGCCGCCACGCAGGCCGGAGCTGCGGCGTACACCAATGACGGTGGCGATTGCTGGGCGCTGGCTGGGAATGGTTCGGTGGGGATTAGGGTGCTGCCGTGA
- the hda gene encoding DnaA regulatory inactivator Hda, producing MKQLILDFLPPAPRTFDDFVRGDNAELLFQLGEWAQGEVRALYIWGESGAGKSHLLSASEARLEDALPSYYINARQSMLPQQIEGNAALLVDNVEYLDAEQQITLFDHYNTLREGGGRILASGNLPPMLLALRDDLRTRLGWGLVYQLKSLSDDDKIAALLRRARHLGFELHRELAEYLLQHASRDLPNLYQLLEEINTASLSRQRAVTLGLIRETLKSNPG from the coding sequence ATGAAGCAACTGATCCTAGATTTTCTGCCCCCGGCGCCGCGCACTTTTGATGATTTTGTGCGCGGGGATAATGCCGAACTCCTTTTCCAGCTAGGCGAATGGGCGCAGGGAGAAGTGCGGGCCTTATATATCTGGGGTGAAAGCGGTGCGGGCAAAAGCCACCTGCTCAGCGCCAGCGAAGCTAGACTGGAAGACGCACTACCCAGTTACTACATCAACGCGCGCCAGAGCATGCTGCCGCAGCAGATCGAAGGCAATGCCGCACTGCTAGTCGACAATGTGGAATATCTGGATGCCGAGCAGCAAATTACACTTTTTGACCACTACAACACCTTGCGCGAAGGCGGCGGGCGGATTCTGGCCAGCGGCAATCTGCCACCGATGCTGCTTGCCCTGCGCGACGATTTGCGCACCCGGCTAGGCTGGGGGCTGGTTTATCAGCTCAAATCATTATCCGATGACGATAAAATCGCCGCGCTGTTGCGCCGCGCCCGCCATCTGGGCTTCGAGTTACATCGCGAGCTGGCCGAATACCTGCTGCAGCACGCCAGTCGCGATCTACCCAATCTTTATCAATTGCTGGAAGAAATCAATACGGCGTCGTTATCACGCCAACGCGCGGTAACGCTGGGCCTGATCCGTGAAACGCTTAAATCAAATCCCGGCTAA
- the purM gene encoding phosphoribosylformylglycinamidine cyclo-ligase, whose amino-acid sequence MSQHKQSLSYRDAGVDIDAGDQLVENIKPFAKRTMRPEVLGGIGGFGALVEISKKFKEPVLVSGTDGVGTKLKLAFELNRHDTVGIDLVGMSVNDILVQGAEPLFFLDYFACGKLDVESATEVIKGIAYGCEQAGCALTGGETAEMPGMYPVGEYDLAGFAVGVVEKSKVITGQDIKAGDVVLGLASNGAHSNGYSLIRKILNLDHVDYNSEFDGGRSLADVVMAPTRIYVKPLLKLIDTLTVKGMAHITGGGITENVPRVLPDNVVAQIDAASWTMPKLFTWLQEQGNVAQQEMYKTFNCGIGMVVIVAAEDAAAATALLTQEGETVYQLGVVRERVGDEHQTQVV is encoded by the coding sequence ATGAGCCAACACAAGCAAAGTCTAAGTTACCGTGATGCCGGTGTAGATATCGACGCAGGTGACCAGCTTGTTGAAAATATCAAACCTTTTGCCAAGCGTACAATGCGCCCCGAGGTGCTCGGCGGTATTGGTGGTTTTGGTGCGCTGGTTGAAATCAGCAAAAAATTCAAAGAGCCCGTGCTGGTTTCCGGCACCGACGGGGTTGGCACCAAGCTGAAACTGGCTTTCGAACTCAATCGCCATGATACCGTGGGTATCGACCTGGTGGGCATGAGCGTCAACGATATTCTGGTGCAAGGCGCCGAGCCGCTGTTCTTCCTGGATTACTTTGCCTGCGGCAAGCTCGATGTGGAAAGCGCCACCGAAGTGATTAAAGGCATTGCTTATGGCTGTGAACAAGCCGGTTGTGCGCTGACTGGCGGCGAAACCGCTGAAATGCCGGGCATGTATCCGGTTGGCGAATACGATCTGGCTGGTTTTGCAGTGGGCGTGGTGGAAAAATCGAAAGTGATCACGGGCCAGGACATCAAAGCCGGTGACGTCGTGCTGGGCCTGGCATCGAACGGTGCGCATTCCAATGGTTACTCGCTGATCCGTAAAATCCTGAATCTGGATCACGTTGATTACAATTCCGAATTCGACGGCGGCCGCTCATTGGCCGATGTGGTCATGGCGCCAACGCGCATCTACGTCAAACCGCTGCTGAAACTGATCGACACCCTGACTGTTAAAGGCATGGCACACATTACCGGTGGCGGTATTACTGAAAACGTGCCACGCGTTTTGCCGGACAATGTCGTCGCGCAAATCGACGCAGCCAGCTGGACAATGCCCAAGCTCTTCACCTGGCTGCAAGAGCAAGGCAATGTGGCGCAACAGGAAATGTACAAAACCTTTAACTGCGGCATCGGCATGGTCGTGATTGTGGCCGCCGAAGACGCTGCAGCCGCGACAGCCTTGCTGACTCAGGAAGGCGAAACCGTGTACCAGCTGGGCGTGGTGCGTGAGCGTGTTGGCGACGAGCACCAGACTCAAGTTGTCTGA
- the purN gene encoding phosphoribosylglycinamide formyltransferase, whose protein sequence is MKNLVILISGRGSNMQAIVNAQIAGAHIAAVISNRPDAAGLAWAAERGIQTAVLDHKQFADRERFDQALAELIDGYAPDLVVLAGFMRILTAAFVQRYENRLINMHPSLLPAFTGLHTHQRAIDEGVKLAGCTVHFVTAELDHGPMIAQAAVPVLDNDSADTLAARILVQEHQLYPQAVAWFVADQLQVVDGKVKNAAAANPEVFLRAPSTAS, encoded by the coding sequence ATGAAAAATCTTGTAATTCTGATTTCTGGTCGTGGTAGCAATATGCAGGCCATTGTGAACGCACAGATTGCTGGAGCGCATATTGCCGCTGTGATTTCCAATCGCCCTGATGCGGCGGGTCTGGCTTGGGCGGCTGAGCGCGGTATTCAAACTGCCGTGCTCGATCACAAACAATTTGCCGACCGGGAGCGCTTTGATCAGGCTTTGGCCGAGTTAATCGATGGCTACGCGCCCGATCTGGTGGTGCTGGCCGGATTTATGCGCATTCTCACCGCCGCTTTTGTGCAGCGCTATGAAAACCGGCTGATCAATATGCATCCATCGCTATTGCCTGCCTTTACCGGTTTGCACACGCATCAGCGCGCGATCGATGAGGGTGTCAAGCTGGCCGGTTGCACCGTGCATTTTGTCACCGCCGAACTCGATCACGGCCCGATGATTGCGCAGGCCGCGGTGCCGGTGCTGGATAACGATAGCGCCGACACGCTGGCGGCCAGAATTCTGGTGCAAGAGCATCAGCTGTACCCGCAGGCGGTGGCCTGGTTTGTGGCCGACCAGCTGCAGGTGGTCGATGGCAAAGTGAAAAATGCCGCCGCAGCCAATCCTGAGGTCTTTTTGCGAGCTCCTAGCACCGCATCATGA